From one Streptomyces sp. N50 genomic stretch:
- a CDS encoding bifunctional (p)ppGpp synthetase/guanosine-3',5'-bis(diphosphate) 3'-pyrophosphohydrolase yields MADEAQPLTAAKPEPTPGPAAEPATSASTAPAEPRPAAEHDRSAPADKAAEPARPKPAPAATPAPRPTAGQPARTGGSSNRVRARLARLGVQRSNPYNPVLEPLLRIVRSNDPKIETATLRQVESAYQVAERWHRGQKRKSGDPYITHPLAVTTILAELGMDPATLMAGLLHDTVEDTEYGLDQLRRDFGDSVALLVDGVTKLDKVKFGEAAQAETVRKMVVAMAKDPRVLVIKLADRLHNMRTMRYLKREKQEKKARETLEIYAPLAHRLGMNTIKWELEDLAFAILYPKMYDEIVRLVAERAPKRDEYLAIVTDEVQTDLRAARIKATVTGRPKHYYSVYQKMIVRGRDFAEIYDLVGIRVLVDTVRDCYAALGTVHARWNPVPGRFKDYIAMPKFNMYQSLHTTVIGPNGKPVELQIRTFDMHRRAEYGIAAHWKYKQEAVAGTSKVRAETPRTTGKDDHLNDMAWLRQLLDWQKETEDPGEFLESLRFDLSRNEVFVFTPKGDVIALPAGATPVDFSYAVHTEVGHRTIGARVNGRLVPLESTLDNGDLVEVFTSKAPGAGPSRDWLGFVKSPRARNKIRAWFSKERRDEAIEQGKDAIARAMRKQNLPIQRILTGDSLVTLAHEMRYPDISSLYAAIGEGHVAAQNVVQKLVQALGGEEAATEEIDESVPPAHGRGRKRRSNADPGVVVKGVDDVWVKLARCCTPVPGDPIIGFVTRGSGVSVHRSDCVNVESLSREPERILEVEWAPTQSSVFLVAIQVEALDRSRLLSDVTRVLSDQHVNILSAAVQTSRDRVATSRFTFEMGDPKHLGHVLKAVRGVEGVYDVYRVTSARNKT; encoded by the coding sequence GCCCGGCGGCGGAGCACGACCGGTCGGCGCCCGCCGACAAGGCGGCCGAGCCCGCGCGCCCCAAGCCGGCCCCGGCGGCCACTCCCGCGCCCCGTCCCACGGCAGGCCAGCCCGCACGCACCGGCGGCTCCTCCAACCGCGTCCGTGCCCGCCTCGCGCGCCTCGGCGTCCAGCGCTCCAACCCGTACAACCCGGTCCTGGAGCCCCTGCTGCGGATAGTGCGCAGCAACGACCCGAAGATCGAGACGGCCACCCTCCGCCAGGTCGAGAGCGCCTACCAGGTCGCCGAGCGCTGGCACCGCGGCCAGAAGCGCAAGAGCGGTGACCCGTACATCACGCACCCGCTCGCCGTGACCACGATCCTGGCCGAGTTGGGCATGGACCCGGCAACGCTCATGGCCGGCCTGCTGCACGACACCGTCGAGGACACCGAGTACGGCCTCGACCAGCTCCGCCGCGACTTCGGTGACTCCGTGGCCCTCCTCGTCGACGGCGTCACCAAGCTCGACAAGGTCAAGTTCGGCGAGGCCGCGCAGGCCGAGACCGTGCGCAAGATGGTCGTCGCCATGGCCAAGGACCCTCGGGTTCTCGTCATCAAGCTCGCCGACCGGCTGCACAACATGCGCACCATGCGCTACCTCAAGCGCGAGAAGCAGGAGAAGAAGGCGCGCGAGACGCTGGAGATCTACGCGCCGCTCGCCCATCGCCTGGGCATGAACACCATCAAGTGGGAACTGGAGGACCTCGCCTTCGCGATCCTCTACCCCAAGATGTACGACGAGATCGTCCGGCTGGTGGCCGAGCGGGCACCGAAGCGTGACGAGTACCTGGCCATAGTGACCGACGAGGTCCAGACCGACCTGCGCGCCGCCCGCATCAAGGCGACCGTCACCGGCCGCCCGAAGCACTACTACAGCGTCTACCAGAAGATGATCGTCCGCGGCCGCGACTTCGCGGAGATCTACGACCTGGTCGGCATCCGCGTCCTCGTGGACACCGTCCGCGACTGCTACGCGGCCCTCGGCACCGTGCACGCGCGATGGAACCCGGTCCCCGGCCGGTTCAAGGACTACATCGCGATGCCCAAGTTCAACATGTACCAGTCGCTGCACACGACGGTGATCGGCCCCAACGGCAAGCCCGTTGAGCTCCAGATCCGCACCTTCGACATGCACCGCCGTGCCGAGTACGGCATCGCCGCGCACTGGAAGTACAAGCAGGAGGCCGTCGCCGGCACCTCCAAGGTGCGCGCGGAGACGCCCAGGACCACCGGCAAGGACGACCACCTCAACGACATGGCGTGGCTGCGCCAGCTGCTCGACTGGCAGAAGGAGACCGAGGACCCGGGCGAGTTCCTGGAGTCCCTGCGCTTCGACCTGTCCCGCAACGAGGTCTTCGTCTTCACGCCCAAGGGCGACGTGATAGCGCTGCCGGCGGGCGCCACCCCGGTCGACTTCTCGTACGCGGTGCACACCGAGGTCGGCCACCGGACCATAGGAGCACGGGTCAACGGCCGCCTCGTACCGCTCGAATCCACCCTGGACAACGGCGACTTGGTGGAGGTCTTCACCTCCAAGGCACCCGGCGCGGGCCCCTCCCGCGACTGGCTCGGCTTCGTGAAGTCGCCGCGCGCCCGCAACAAGATCAGAGCCTGGTTCTCCAAGGAGCGCCGCGACGAGGCGATCGAGCAGGGCAAGGACGCCATCGCCCGCGCGATGCGCAAGCAGAACCTGCCGATCCAACGCATCCTGACCGGCGACTCCCTGGTCACGCTCGCGCACGAGATGCGCTACCCGGACATCTCCTCGCTGTACGCGGCGATCGGCGAGGGCCATGTCGCCGCGCAGAACGTCGTACAGAAGCTGGTGCAGGCGCTCGGTGGCGAGGAGGCGGCCACCGAGGAGATCGACGAGAGCGTGCCGCCGGCGCACGGCCGGGGGCGCAAGCGCCGGTCGAACGCCGACCCCGGTGTCGTCGTCAAGGGTGTCGACGACGTGTGGGTCAAACTGGCCCGCTGTTGTACGCCCGTCCCCGGCGACCCCATCATCGGTTTCGTCACGCGGGGTAGCGGTGTATCGGTTCACCGCAGCGACTGCGTCAACGTGGAGTCACTGTCCCGCGAGCCCGAGCGCATCCTCGAAGTCGAGTGGGCGCCCACCCAGTCCTCGGTCTTCCTGGTCGCCATCCAGGTCGAGGCCCTGGACCGCTCCCGGCTCCTCTCGGACGTCACCCGCGTCCTGTCCGACCAGCACGTCAACATCCTCTCCGCGGCCGTCCAGACCTCGCGCGACCGCGTGGCCACCTCCCGCTTCACCTTCGAGATGGGCGACCCCAAGCACCTGGGCCACGTCCTGAAGGCCGTCAGGGGCGTGGAGGGGGTCTACGACGTCTACCGCGTGACGTCGGCGCGCAACAAGACGTAG